The genomic stretch AAGAATTTGCTAAGCGATTCAAAAGAAAAATTATTATATAAAATGAAAAAAAGAAAGAGTTACTAAGTTATATCGGAATCACGGGATGTATTAAAAGTAATCTGCACCTTGAAAATGGCGGAATAGTCCATTTGCTGGAAAATAAAGCCAGCAGTGAACTTTGAAATCAAACAGTATTTAACAGTTATCTGAGACATTACTAAACTCTGAAAAACGCACAGGAAAGGAACTGTTCATGCCTAAAAAATTATATAATGAAAAATTCAAAAAAAGTCTAGTCTATTTGTATCACCAAGGAACACCAAAGTATACGCTATGTAATGATTTTGGTGTCTCAATAGCATCTCTTACAAGATGGATTAAATTTTATAACACAGAAAATATAGATTTAAACGAAGCTACCAATATTTTACAAATGTATGAATTAAAAAAACAAAAATCGGTACTAGAGGCAGAAATTTCTGCTTTATCAGAAGCTATCACGATTTTTAACATGGAGACGAGTAGTGTCGAAAATTAAGTGAAATCCACTCATATATTACTATGGGTGGATTTTTTTATGTGGTAATACCCGTAAGTGACATTTTTGTAAGTTTCATTTTTAGAGTAAAAGCGTTAAACTACTAAAGCGAATATTGGGGATTACAAGATTAATATTGTACATACAAGATAACCTTATTTTCTGAAACTGATATATAGGAGACGATATCAATGGTTGCGTATGGTGAGTTAATTCGCGAAGTACGACTTTCAAAAGGATTGACGCAAAAAGAAGTTTATACAGGGGTAATTTCAAAATCATATGCAATAGGTTTTGAAAAAGGAAAACATGATATTACATTAGTACTATTTGAAGAAATTTTAGAACGAGTAATGCTAAGTTCGGATGAATTTTTCTTTATGAATAGAGGTTATTCTTTAGCGGAGGAAGACAATTTTTGGTACAAATTTGCAAATGCAGCTAATCAAAAAAGTTTGGCAGACTTACAAGAATTATACCAAGAAGTGTTGCAGCAAACAGGAGATAGAGCCAATCTAAGAAAAGCAATTGTCCACTCAAGAATGGAAATTAATGAACAATTTCTATTAAATAATCGATTTGACGTTAGTATTGTTTCTGAGAAAGATAAAGCAGTTATCCAAACGTATTTGTGGAAAGTCCAATCATGGACACTAGAAGAAATTCGGATTTTCGCTAATTCAGTGGACTATTTTGAAGAAGATGTACAAATTTATTTTTTTCAATTGGTCTTGAAGTCACTCGAAAAATATAAACATTACGATCGTGGCAAAAAAGTATTTTCCACGCTTCTATCCAATATAATTGAAGAACTAATTACCCGTAATCAATTAGAATATGCCGCGCAATTATTAGAAATACTGCACGAACTGTCTTCTACGCATGACTGTGCTTTTTACCGGATTATGCATAATTACTATCAAGGCTTAATCTGGATGAAAAATGACCAGGTCGAACAAGGCTTAAAAGAGTCTAAAAGTGCCATTCGAATTTTAGATGTACTGGATTACAAATCCCTTGCACAACTTTATAATACATTACTTCAACAGTTTTTAGAAAAAGAGAATATCCAAATAGTTTAAAGTAAAGCAGGTACCCGTAATAGGGTATCTTTTTTTGGTCTTATATATAAGACCAAATGAGTTTTATGGCACATATGTTGTATTATTTGGAATGTACTAATTTTCACATGCTTTTTTGGAAAGGAGAGATTTTTATATTAAATCAAAAATATCAATTACTACTTCAAAATGAGTATGATACTAAAAGTGGTGATTTAGTCAAAAAAGAAATAGTTGCTATTAAAAAAACTAAAAATCTCTTGGAAGATCTAACTACGCATTTGTTATGTGTTACAAATCAAACAGAGTATGGAAAATTTATCAATTGGTATGAAATGGAAGTTAAAAAAGTTCTACAAGTTTATCCCAATCAGCACTTTATTGTTAAAATTTCCTTTCAACAATTATATTTTCGGGAAACAATGCTGTTGCTTGAGAATTTGCAGAAAGATAGCCGGCGAATAACGATTGAACTAGTTGGGGATAGTCAGATTAGCCCTAATTCAAAGGAACATTTTTCCGCAGAAGACAGTGACGCTTTTTTGAAAGGGAAGTTGAAAATGTTGAGAAAGTGGCATTATTTTATTTCAAAGCATATTGAAAGTGGTGCCATCGAACAAACGCTGATTTTTACGCCCTATATTGATGAATTGAAATATAGTTTAACGCAAAAGTCGAAGCTCTTAAACAATATTACAGAATTAAAGTTTTTTCTATCATTTTGGAAAAACTGGGCCGAACTTCGATTTGTTGATTTTTTAGTTTTAGTAGATGAAAAAAACGAATTTGTATCGTATGTACTTTTACCAGATGAATTAAATGTACGTTGCAAAATGTATGAGAACTTTGGAGGAATGGTCAGTGAGTAAAAATGTAAAAAAAATAGTGATAACAATCTTAGCATTAATAATGACAGTAGGATTGGCGAGTGGGTTTATCTCACCTATAAAAGCAAGTGCAGCCACAAATAATTTCACGGTTAAAGTGGAATATGTTGATGCAGACGGAGCCGAGATTGCTCCTTCAGATACATTAACTGATTATCATTATGTATCTACACCAAAAGATATTCCTGGCTATAAATTAAGAGAAATACCTCATAATGCGACAGGCAATATCACAGATACTGGGATTATCGTGCGTTACATATATGATAAAATAATCGATGTAAGCTACGTAGATGAAACTGGCAAAGACTTATTACCAGTAGTAGAAATCATCGATAGCGAAGCAGCTATTTTAGAGACAATACCTGACTATACATTTGTAAGAAAAGACATTAGCATAGATGGCTTGCATATCATTTTTCGCTATAAAAAGAATATTTCTACCATTCCAGAGTTCGGGAAACCGAATCAAGTCACTGTAAATTATCTGGATGAAAACAATACTTCAATTGCCCCGTCATTATATTTGAGCGGACTTTTCAACGAAGCATACAATGTTCCGATGAAAAAAATTAAAGGTTATACTTTATTAAAATACGATTCGGAAATTCTTGGCGTTTTTACCGAATCACCACAAACAATCAACATCATTTATCAAAAAAAAGCGCCTGAGCAAGCACCAAGCATGGAACCATTACCTGATACAGCTGTTCCAGAAAATCCGCCAGTAGAAAAAGCAAAAATAAAGAAATCAAAAATAGAAACCACAGAAAAGCGAACTATATCAAAAGCAAAAATCGAACCAAAAGCATTGAAATTAACCAAAGTTGAACAAAAAAAACAAGAGACGAAAGATCGCTTGCCAAAAACAGGTGATAGCTCGGTAAATTTATTAATTACGTGCCTCGGAATTATTGCCATATCGTGTGGCGTTTACTTACTCGTACAACAAAGCCAGAAGCGTTGTCGTAAAGAATAGAAAATAAAAACAAGCAATCCGAAAATAGGATTGCTTGTTTTTTTACCCTTCTCGTTTAAGCATCTTTGTATTAGCTAAAAACAGTGCAGCGACGAGTAAAAGAATCGCGCCTGAAAGTATTAGCGTCGAAGTTGCGCTAGAGTGGTCGACAATAATAAATCGAATAATCGCTGTGATACCAATATAAATGAAATAGCGCAGCGGGAAATGAAAATGAGATTCGAAATATTTAACAATCAGCGCAATAAATTCAAAGTAAAGGAAAAACGTCAAAATATCTTGTGTCATATAATAGTAAGAAACGTCTGTATCTAAAAAGAAAATATTATTGAAAATCGTAAATGCCTCTCTAATTAAAAAAGCAACAAGGGTAAAACCGACCATAATAAGCGCCAGATTTAGGGTGATTCGTAGCAGGATGGGAACAATAGAAGAAATTTTTTCTAATCGTTTCATCAGTTGCCTCCTTTCCAAAAACGATATCGCTTTTTTAGTTATTTTACACTATAATGGGAACCATGACTATTTTTAAGGGGGGATTGTTATTCTAAAACGCTTTTTTAGTTATTATAAGCCGTATCGAACACTTTTTATCATTGACTTTGGTTGCGCCGTCTTAGCAGCTATTTTGGAGCTGGCTTTTCCAGTCGCGGTTAACCACGTGATTGATACATTACTTCCAGGAAAAGATTTTGGGCTGATTATTACTGCGGCACTTGCCTTATTATTCTTCTACATACTTAACACATTTATGCAGTACATTGTCACTTATTTTGGACATATGCTTGGTCTTAACATAGAAACAGATATGCGTAGAGATTTATTCAGTCATTTGCAAAAACAACCATTTGGCTTTTACGACAATCAGAAAACCGGAAAATTGATGTCACGAATGACGACTGACTTATTTGAAATTGGTGAAGTAGCGCATCATGGTCCAGAAGATATTTTTATTTCGATTATGTCCCTTTTCGGTGCTTTTTTCTTAATGTTGAATATCAATGTGAAATTAGCGATTTCGACGTTTATTCTAGTACCGATTTTGACTGTATTAATTGTTTACTTCAACAAACGAATGACCAAAGTAACAACCGGGATTTTTAAAGATTTAGGGAATTTTAATGCTGGAGTGGAAAATGCAATTAGCGGGGTGCGTGTCGTGCAAGCATTCGCCAACGAACCACATGAAAAAGGGCGTTTTAGAGTGCTCAACCAAGCGTATCGTCAGTCAAAATTAATGTTCTACAAAGTGATGGGCTTGAGTTTTTCGTTTAACTATTTTCTGATGCGATTGATTAGTTTATTTGCCCTTTTATTCGGAGCTTATTTTACGATTAATGGCGAAATATCATACGGGGAATTTGTCGGATTTATCTTGCTAACAAACGTGTTCATTCGACCAATCGAGAAAATCAACAACGTAATCGAAAGCTATCCAAAAGGCTTTGCAGGGTTTAAGCGATTCCTAGAAGTCATGGATACAGAACCAGCAATCCAAGACGAAAAAGACGCAAAACCAGCCAAGGCGTTCCGCGGTGACATTGCTTACAACCATGTATCTTTTGAATATAGCGATGGGAAAAATGTGCTAAATCATATAAATCTTTCTATCAAAGCCGGCGAAACCGTTGCCTTTGTTGGGCCAAGTGGAGCTGGGAAAACGACGATTTGTAATTTGTTACCACGTTTTTACGATGTGTCAGCTGGAGAGATTACAATTGACGGTGAAAATATTAAACGATTTACTTTACCGTCTTTACGAGCACAAATCGGTGTCGTGCAACAAGATGTCTTTTTGTTTTCCGGTACAGTTCGCGAAAATATTGCGTACGGAAAATTAGACGCTAGCGATGAAGAAATCGAGCATGTCGTGAAACTTGCCCATCTTTCCAAGGTAGTAGAAGAAATGCCAGATGGTCTTGACACCATCATTGGTGAGCGCGGAGTCAAACTTTCTGGGGGACAAAAACAACGGTTAGCTATTGCGCGAATGTTTTTGAAGAACCCACCGATTTTAATTTTAGATGAAGCGACGTCAGCACTTGATACGGAAACAGAGCAAGTGATTCAAGCCTCGCTAGAAGAGTTAGCGGAAGGAAGAACGACTTTAATTATCGCGCACAGACTCGCAACGATTAAGCATGCCGATCGAATTATCGTTGTAAATGAAACGGGCATCGCAGAAACTGGGACGCATAATGAGCTTTTAGCGCAAGATAATGGTGCCTATAAGCGATTATATGATGCTCAGTTTAATACGATTTAACGAGTAAAAACTTTCGGGTTTTAGGAAATATTTTACTAAAAGGAAAGCAGGAATTATTTGGGAACCCCAAGATAATTCCTGCTTTTTTATTTTCTGCATGATAACAAGTGTTAATGACGGAAATAG from Listeria monocytogenes ATCC 19117 encodes the following:
- a CDS encoding ABC transporter ATP-binding protein, with product MLKRFFSYYKPYRTLFIIDFGCAVLAAILELAFPVAVNHVIDTLLPGKDFGLIITAALALLFFYILNTFMQYIVTYFGHMLGLNIETDMRRDLFSHLQKQPFGFYDNQKTGKLMSRMTTDLFEIGEVAHHGPEDIFISIMSLFGAFFLMLNINVKLAISTFILVPILTVLIVYFNKRMTKVTTGIFKDLGNFNAGVENAISGVRVVQAFANEPHEKGRFRVLNQAYRQSKLMFYKVMGLSFSFNYFLMRLISLFALLFGAYFTINGEISYGEFVGFILLTNVFIRPIEKINNVIESYPKGFAGFKRFLEVMDTEPAIQDEKDAKPAKAFRGDIAYNHVSFEYSDGKNVLNHINLSIKAGETVAFVGPSGAGKTTICNLLPRFYDVSAGEITIDGENIKRFTLPSLRAQIGVVQQDVFLFSGTVRENIAYGKLDASDEEIEHVVKLAHLSKVVEEMPDGLDTIIGERGVKLSGGQKQRLAIARMFLKNPPILILDEATSALDTETEQVIQASLEELAEGRTTLIIAHRLATIKHADRIIVVNETGIAETGTHNELLAQDNGAYKRLYDAQFNTI
- a CDS encoding transposase, which encodes MPKKLYNEKFKKSLVYLYHQGTPKYTLCNDFGVSIASLTRWIKFYNTENIDLNEATNILQMYELKKQKSVLEAEISALSEAITIFNMETSSVEN
- a CDS encoding MucBP domain-containing protein; protein product: MSKNVKKIVITILALIMTVGLASGFISPIKASAATNNFTVKVEYVDADGAEIAPSDTLTDYHYVSTPKDIPGYKLREIPHNATGNITDTGIIVRYIYDKIIDVSYVDETGKDLLPVVEIIDSEAAILETIPDYTFVRKDISIDGLHIIFRYKKNISTIPEFGKPNQVTVNYLDENNTSIAPSLYLSGLFNEAYNVPMKKIKGYTLLKYDSEILGVFTESPQTINIIYQKKAPEQAPSMEPLPDTAVPENPPVEKAKIKKSKIETTEKRTISKAKIEPKALKLTKVEQKKQETKDRLPKTGDSSVNLLITCLGIIAISCGVYLLVQQSQKRCRKE
- a CDS encoding Rgg/GadR/MutR family transcriptional regulator; the encoded protein is MVAYGELIREVRLSKGLTQKEVYTGVISKSYAIGFEKGKHDITLVLFEEILERVMLSSDEFFFMNRGYSLAEEDNFWYKFANAANQKSLADLQELYQEVLQQTGDRANLRKAIVHSRMEINEQFLLNNRFDVSIVSEKDKAVIQTYLWKVQSWTLEEIRIFANSVDYFEEDVQIYFFQLVLKSLEKYKHYDRGKKVFSTLLSNIIEELITRNQLEYAAQLLEILHELSSTHDCAFYRIMHNYYQGLIWMKNDQVEQGLKESKSAIRILDVLDYKSLAQLYNTLLQQFLEKENIQIV
- the psiE gene encoding phosphate-starvation-inducible protein PsiE, translated to MKRLEKISSIVPILLRITLNLALIMVGFTLVAFLIREAFTIFNNIFFLDTDVSYYYMTQDILTFFLYFEFIALIVKYFESHFHFPLRYFIYIGITAIIRFIIVDHSSATSTLILSGAILLLVAALFLANTKMLKREG
- a CDS encoding diguanylate phosphodiesterase, yielding MLNQKYQLLLQNEYDTKSGDLVKKEIVAIKKTKNLLEDLTTHLLCVTNQTEYGKFINWYEMEVKKVLQVYPNQHFIVKISFQQLYFRETMLLLENLQKDSRRITIELVGDSQISPNSKEHFSAEDSDAFLKGKLKMLRKWHYFISKHIESGAIEQTLIFTPYIDELKYSLTQKSKLLNNITELKFFLSFWKNWAELRFVDFLVLVDEKNEFVSYVLLPDELNVRCKMYENFGGMVSE